One Paracidovorax avenae ATCC 19860 genomic region harbors:
- a CDS encoding NAD(P)/FAD-dependent oxidoreductase, translated as MSGAASARPIGTHPAADSLWAATAPPAPEAPPLQGRQTADVLVVGAGYTGLSTALHLAEGGARVRVLDAHGIGWGASGRNGGQVNPSLKHDPDELLRIYGAARGEPLIHAVSGSADLVFDLITRHGIDCAPVRAGWLQVGYTEKAVAGMHARARQWERHGVRTAMLGRAEAAARIGSPAFAGGWWDGRAGAVQPLAYARGLARAAQGLGVHLHGGSPVAKLERQSTRWVATTAAGHSVEAGQVVLATNGYTDGLWPGLARTVLAANSFIVATRPLGPGGNAILPGGETGSTSQRLLLYFRKDAQGRLLMGGRGHFTDPAGAADFAHLERATALMFPGLGPLEYAYRWAGRIAVTRDFMPHLHQPAPGVTLALGYNGRGVALATSMGKEVAALVGGGAPERCPYPVTPVQPIPLHGLQRFYVAAGVAWYSLLDRLNT; from the coding sequence ATGAGCGGCGCCGCTTCGGCACGCCCGATCGGCACCCATCCGGCCGCGGACTCGCTCTGGGCCGCCACCGCGCCGCCGGCGCCGGAGGCACCGCCGCTCCAGGGCCGGCAGACGGCGGACGTGCTGGTGGTGGGCGCCGGCTACACGGGCCTGTCCACCGCGCTGCACCTGGCCGAGGGCGGAGCGCGCGTGCGCGTGCTGGATGCGCACGGCATCGGCTGGGGCGCCTCGGGCCGCAACGGCGGGCAGGTGAACCCCAGCCTCAAGCACGACCCGGACGAGCTGCTGCGCATCTACGGCGCCGCACGCGGGGAGCCCCTGATCCATGCCGTGTCCGGATCGGCGGACCTGGTGTTCGACCTCATCACGCGCCACGGCATCGATTGCGCACCAGTGCGCGCGGGCTGGCTGCAGGTGGGTTACACGGAAAAGGCGGTGGCGGGCATGCACGCACGCGCCCGGCAATGGGAGCGCCACGGCGTGCGCACCGCCATGCTGGGCCGCGCCGAGGCGGCCGCGCGCATCGGCAGCCCGGCGTTCGCGGGTGGCTGGTGGGACGGGCGCGCCGGAGCCGTGCAGCCGCTCGCCTATGCGCGTGGCCTGGCGCGTGCGGCGCAGGGCCTGGGCGTGCACCTGCACGGCGGCTCGCCGGTGGCGAAGCTGGAACGGCAGAGCACGCGCTGGGTGGCGACCACGGCTGCGGGCCACAGCGTGGAGGCGGGCCAGGTCGTGCTGGCCACCAACGGCTATACCGACGGCCTGTGGCCGGGTCTGGCGCGCACGGTGCTGGCGGCCAACAGCTTCATCGTCGCCACGCGCCCGCTCGGCCCGGGCGGCAACGCCATCCTGCCCGGCGGAGAAACCGGCTCCACTTCGCAGCGGCTGCTGCTGTATTTCCGCAAGGATGCGCAGGGCCGCCTGCTGATGGGCGGGCGCGGACACTTCACGGACCCCGCCGGCGCGGCGGATTTCGCGCACCTGGAGCGCGCCACGGCGCTGATGTTTCCCGGCCTGGGTCCGCTGGAGTACGCATACCGCTGGGCTGGCCGCATCGCGGTCACACGCGACTTCATGCCCCACCTGCACCAGCCCGCGCCGGGCGTCACCCTGGCGCTCGGCTACAACGGCCGCGGCGTGGCGCTCGCCACGAGCATGGGGAAGGAGGTGGCGGCCCTGGTGGGTGGCGGCGCGCCGGAACGCTGCCCCTATCCGGTCACGCCTGTCCAGCCCATCCCGCTGCACGGGCTGCAGCGGTTCTATGTGGCGGCGGGCGTGGCGTGGTACAGCCTGCTCGACCGGCTGAACACCTGA
- a CDS encoding N-acyl-D-amino-acid deacylase family protein, whose product MAGPASSSTPAAPTRLLLRGGLLIDGSGAAPRPADLLVEGETIAAVLEPGTGAAGPHAVIDIAGRVVAPGFIDSHTHDDGYLLAHPGMVPKVSQGVTTVVTGNCGISLAPVPPGRALPQPLDLLGPPDLFRYPGFHAWMQALRDAPAAVNVIPLVGHASLRVSAMDDLQRAATAEECERMARLLEEALDAGAFGLSTGTFYPPAQHATTQEIIDIGEAMRGRAGMVYATHLRDESDRIDEAIEEALDIGRALGARVVFSHHKLAGERNHGRSVQTLARIERAAALQPVCLDCHPYPATSTMLRLDRVRLARRTLIAWSTGAPSAQGRDYADLQREWGLDDEAMLQRLAPAGAIYFLMDERDVERILAHPRTMVGSDGLPFDPHPHPRQWGTFTRVLSRLVRDQGLLTLEAAVHKMTGLAAENYGLADRGLLRAGWKADIVVFDPAQVQDVATFDRPVQASRGIEGVWVNGLRVWDGREPTGLRPGRVLER is encoded by the coding sequence ATGGCCGGGCCCGCATCCTCTTCCACGCCCGCGGCCCCCACGCGCCTGCTGCTGCGCGGTGGCCTGCTCATCGACGGCAGCGGCGCGGCGCCGCGGCCCGCCGACCTGCTGGTCGAGGGCGAGACGATCGCCGCCGTTCTGGAGCCGGGCACCGGCGCGGCCGGCCCGCATGCGGTCATCGACATCGCCGGACGCGTGGTCGCGCCGGGCTTCATCGATTCGCACACCCACGACGACGGCTACCTGCTGGCCCACCCCGGGATGGTGCCCAAGGTCTCGCAGGGCGTGACCACGGTGGTGACGGGCAATTGCGGCATCAGCCTCGCGCCCGTACCACCCGGCCGCGCCCTGCCCCAGCCGCTCGACCTGCTCGGCCCCCCCGATCTGTTCCGCTATCCCGGTTTCCATGCCTGGATGCAGGCGCTGCGCGATGCACCTGCCGCGGTCAACGTGATTCCCCTGGTGGGCCACGCCAGCCTGCGCGTGAGCGCGATGGACGACCTGCAGCGCGCCGCGACGGCGGAGGAATGCGAACGCATGGCACGGCTGCTGGAGGAAGCGCTGGATGCCGGTGCCTTCGGCCTGTCCACCGGCACCTTCTACCCGCCCGCGCAGCACGCCACCACGCAGGAGATCATCGACATCGGCGAGGCCATGCGCGGCCGCGCGGGCATGGTCTATGCCACCCACCTGCGCGACGAATCCGACCGCATCGACGAAGCGATCGAGGAAGCCCTGGACATCGGCCGCGCCCTCGGCGCCCGCGTCGTGTTCTCGCACCACAAGCTGGCCGGCGAGCGCAACCATGGCCGCTCGGTGCAAACGCTCGCGCGCATCGAGCGAGCGGCCGCACTGCAGCCCGTGTGCCTCGATTGCCACCCGTATCCCGCCACCTCCACCATGCTGCGCCTGGACCGCGTGCGGCTGGCGCGCCGCACGCTCATCGCCTGGTCGACGGGCGCCCCCTCGGCCCAGGGGCGCGACTATGCGGACCTGCAGCGCGAATGGGGCCTGGACGACGAGGCCATGCTGCAGCGGCTCGCGCCCGCGGGCGCGATCTATTTCCTGATGGACGAGCGCGACGTGGAGCGCATCCTGGCGCACCCGCGCACCATGGTCGGCTCCGACGGCCTGCCCTTCGATCCGCATCCGCACCCGCGCCAGTGGGGCACCTTCACGCGCGTGCTCTCGCGGCTGGTGCGCGACCAGGGCCTGCTGACGCTGGAGGCGGCCGTGCACAAGATGACCGGCCTGGCCGCGGAGAACTACGGCCTGGCCGACCGGGGCCTGCTGCGCGCCGGCTGGAAGGCCGATATCGTGGTGTTCGACCCTGCGCAGGTGCAGGATGTGGCCACCTTCGACCGCCCGGTGCAAGCCAGCCGCGGCATCGAGGGCGTGTGGGTCAACGGCCTGCGGGTCTGGGATGGCCGGGAGCCGACGGGGCTGCGGCCGGGCCGGGTGCTGGAGCGCTGA
- a CDS encoding Bug family tripartite tricarboxylate transporter substrate binding protein, producing the protein MHRMLSRSLALLASAACLAAASLPAQAAWPEKPITFVVPSAAGGSPDVLSRLVTNELSKTLGVPVVIDNRPGAAGNIGIMQIRSRPADGYTIGYGNVNTLAVNRTLFRKLPYDVDRDLVPVAHAFDLYNVLIVPRESPIQDVAGLIAAARKAPGKLSFGAPGVGTTGHMGGELFRSMAGIDVLFVPYNGGPAALQDLMGGRIDYLFANSSEVGPLVAAGKVRALAVSSAKRIALLPNVPTLDESGVKGYETVAWGGVVAPHGTPPEIVAKLNAAINAALATSAVREGLAKLGAVPAGGTPADFQRTIDRETKRWAEVIERNKIEKLD; encoded by the coding sequence ATGCACCGCATGCTGTCCCGCTCCCTCGCGCTCCTGGCCTCGGCCGCCTGCCTGGCGGCGGCCTCCCTGCCCGCGCAGGCCGCCTGGCCCGAGAAGCCCATCACCTTCGTCGTGCCCTCCGCCGCCGGCGGTTCGCCCGACGTGCTGTCGCGGCTCGTGACCAACGAACTCTCGAAGACGCTGGGCGTGCCGGTGGTGATCGACAACCGGCCCGGCGCCGCCGGCAACATCGGGATCATGCAGATCAGGAGCCGGCCGGCGGACGGCTACACCATCGGCTACGGCAACGTGAACACGCTGGCCGTGAACCGCACGCTGTTCAGGAAACTGCCCTACGACGTGGACCGCGACCTGGTGCCTGTGGCCCATGCGTTCGATCTCTACAACGTGCTGATCGTGCCCAGGGAATCACCCATCCAGGACGTGGCCGGCCTGATCGCCGCGGCGCGCAAGGCACCGGGCAAGCTGTCGTTCGGCGCACCCGGCGTGGGCACCACCGGGCACATGGGCGGCGAACTGTTCCGCAGCATGGCGGGCATCGACGTGCTCTTCGTGCCCTACAACGGCGGCCCGGCCGCGCTGCAGGACCTGATGGGCGGGCGCATCGACTACCTGTTCGCCAACTCTTCCGAAGTGGGCCCGCTCGTGGCCGCGGGCAAGGTGCGCGCGCTGGCCGTGAGCAGCGCGAAGCGGATCGCCCTGCTGCCCAACGTGCCCACGCTGGACGAGTCCGGCGTGAAGGGCTACGAGACGGTGGCCTGGGGCGGCGTGGTCGCGCCGCACGGCACGCCGCCCGAGATCGTCGCCAAGCTGAATGCCGCGATCAACGCCGCGCTGGCCACGTCCGCCGTGCGCGAAGGACTGGCGAAGCTTGGAGCCGTGCCGGCCGGCGGCACGCCTGCGGACTTCCAGCGCACCATCGATCGCGAGACCAAGCGCTGGGCCGAAGTGATCGAGCGCAACAAGATCGAGAAGCTGGACTGA
- a CDS encoding ABC transporter permease, translating into MLKLEPRPQASRLWTYGSPLLALAFTVLIGVLLFAALGKDPVRGLQVFFWEPIKTQYAIGELMVKATPLLLIALGLAVCFRSNVWNIGAEGQFVIGAVAAGGIALLADKTTGPWIVPAILVAGVLGGMCWAGITALLRDRFNANEILVSLMLVYVATLVLGYLVYGPWKDPMGYNFPQTRTFERVTQIPRLMQGSRVTIGLPIALAAAAALWVFLFRTRAGFAQQVGGLAPAAARYAGFSSRRALWTALLISGGAAGLAGALEVAGPLGQLTPYVPAGYGFAAIIVAFVGRLHPVGMVFSALLMSMFYIGGELAQSRLGLPKSLTGVFQGLLLFTLLACDTLIAYRVRWVGTPARKGAA; encoded by the coding sequence ATGCTCAAGCTTGAACCGCGTCCGCAGGCCTCGCGCCTGTGGACCTATGGCTCGCCGCTGCTCGCGCTGGCCTTCACCGTGCTGATCGGCGTCCTGCTGTTCGCCGCCCTGGGCAAGGACCCGGTGCGCGGCCTGCAGGTGTTCTTCTGGGAGCCGATCAAGACGCAATACGCGATCGGCGAACTGATGGTCAAGGCCACGCCGCTGCTGCTGATCGCGCTGGGGCTGGCCGTGTGCTTCCGCTCCAACGTGTGGAACATCGGCGCCGAGGGCCAGTTCGTGATCGGCGCCGTGGCCGCGGGCGGCATCGCGCTGCTGGCGGACAAGACCACCGGGCCGTGGATCGTGCCGGCCATCCTGGTGGCCGGCGTGCTGGGCGGCATGTGCTGGGCCGGCATCACCGCGCTGCTGCGCGACCGCTTCAACGCCAACGAGATCCTGGTGAGCCTGATGCTGGTCTATGTGGCCACCCTGGTGCTGGGCTACCTCGTCTACGGCCCCTGGAAGGACCCGATGGGCTACAACTTCCCGCAGACCCGCACCTTCGAGCGGGTGACGCAGATCCCGCGCCTGATGCAGGGCTCGCGCGTGACCATCGGCCTGCCGATCGCCTTGGCTGCCGCGGCGGCGCTGTGGGTGTTCCTGTTCCGCACGCGGGCGGGCTTTGCCCAGCAGGTGGGCGGGCTCGCCCCGGCCGCCGCGCGCTACGCCGGTTTCTCGTCGCGCCGCGCGCTGTGGACGGCGCTGCTCATCTCCGGCGGCGCCGCCGGCCTGGCGGGCGCGCTGGAAGTGGCCGGCCCCCTGGGCCAGCTCACGCCCTACGTGCCGGCGGGCTACGGCTTCGCGGCCATCATCGTGGCCTTCGTGGGGCGGCTGCACCCGGTGGGCATGGTGTTCTCCGCGCTGCTCATGAGCATGTTCTACATCGGCGGCGAGCTCGCGCAGTCGCGCCTCGGGCTGCCGAAATCGCTCACGGGCGTGTTCCAGGGCCTGCTGCTGTTCACGCTGCTGGCCTGCGATACGCTGATCGCCTACCGCGTGCGCTGGGTCGGCACGCCGGCCCGGAAAGGAGCCGCGTGA
- a CDS encoding LysR family transcriptional regulator yields the protein MNLRQIEAFRAVMVTGSVSGAARLLHVSVPAISRLLSHTESRLGFALFERVKGRLHPTAEARRLYLEVEQVYGGVQRIGSLTRELAVRRRGLVSILSSPSLGQMIVPLAIAQLRTALPDLQVHFHCLNHDALKERILQQRADLGISTFPVDHPNLVTRPLAAARLLCICPRSHPLATYEEVGTEELLPHELIGYPHGSPLGMRIDQMFAAGDAAPRFNIEVTSPHYACALVRAGAGAALVDEYSLQGWLESRFKVIPVRGAQPIVADLVHLQSEPLSPAAHALLRALHSVLLQCGLALPFMDDGAPG from the coding sequence ATGAATCTGCGACAGATCGAAGCCTTCCGGGCCGTGATGGTCACCGGGTCCGTCAGCGGGGCGGCGCGCCTGCTCCACGTGTCCGTGCCCGCCATCAGCCGGCTGCTGTCGCACACCGAGAGCCGGCTGGGCTTCGCGCTGTTCGAGCGCGTCAAGGGGCGGCTGCATCCCACGGCCGAGGCCCGGCGGCTGTACCTGGAGGTCGAGCAGGTCTATGGCGGCGTGCAGCGCATCGGCAGCCTGACGCGGGAGCTGGCGGTGCGGCGCCGGGGCCTGGTGAGCATCCTGTCGAGCCCGAGCCTCGGGCAGATGATCGTGCCACTGGCGATCGCCCAGCTGCGGACGGCGCTGCCGGACCTGCAGGTGCACTTCCACTGCCTCAATCACGACGCGCTGAAGGAGCGCATCCTGCAGCAGCGGGCCGACCTCGGCATTTCCACCTTCCCGGTCGATCATCCGAACCTCGTCACACGGCCCCTCGCGGCTGCCCGGCTGCTGTGCATCTGCCCGCGCAGCCATCCCCTGGCCACGTACGAGGAGGTCGGCACGGAGGAGCTGCTGCCGCACGAACTCATCGGCTATCCGCACGGCTCGCCGCTGGGAATGCGCATCGACCAGATGTTCGCGGCCGGCGATGCGGCGCCGCGCTTCAACATCGAGGTCACCTCCCCCCACTACGCCTGCGCGCTGGTGCGTGCGGGCGCGGGGGCCGCGCTGGTGGACGAGTATTCGCTGCAGGGCTGGCTGGAGTCGCGCTTCAAGGTGATTCCGGTGCGCGGCGCGCAGCCCATCGTGGCCGACCTCGTGCACCTGCAGAGCGAGCCGCTTTCGCCTGCGGCCCACGCGCTGTTGCGTGCGCTGCACAGCGTGCTGCTGCAGTGCGGGCTGGCGCTGCCGTTCATGGACGACGGCGCGCCCGGCTGA
- a CDS encoding ABC transporter permease: MEAYALLLGSTLSAGTVLALAALGLLINEKAGIVNLGAEGIMLCAAIAGFATAVHTGSTWAGFAAGMGAGALLAAVFGVLVIWLNTNQYATGLALSLFGAGFSAFAGIQYVQAKLPTLPQYALPVLGDLPLVGPALFRQHPLVYGAMALTAGLAWFLYRSRAGLVLRSVGESPESAHALGYPVRRIRLAAVVAGGALCGLSGAYISTVYTPLWVEGMVAGRGWIALALTTFATWRPARVLLGAYLFGGVTMLQFHLQATGVQVASQLLSMLPYVATIVVLALISRNPAWIRANMPASLGKPFHPGG; the protein is encoded by the coding sequence ATGGAAGCCTACGCACTGCTCCTGGGTTCCACGCTCAGCGCCGGCACCGTGCTGGCGCTCGCCGCGCTCGGGCTGCTCATCAACGAGAAGGCGGGCATCGTCAACCTCGGCGCCGAGGGCATCATGCTCTGCGCGGCCATCGCGGGCTTCGCCACCGCGGTGCATACCGGCAGCACCTGGGCGGGCTTCGCGGCCGGCATGGGCGCCGGTGCGCTGCTCGCCGCCGTGTTCGGCGTGCTGGTGATCTGGCTCAATACCAACCAGTACGCGACGGGCCTGGCGCTCAGCCTGTTCGGCGCGGGCTTCTCGGCCTTCGCAGGCATCCAGTACGTGCAGGCCAAGCTGCCCACGCTGCCGCAGTATGCGCTGCCGGTGCTGGGCGACCTGCCGCTGGTGGGCCCGGCGCTGTTCCGCCAGCATCCGCTGGTGTACGGCGCGATGGCGCTCACCGCGGGCCTCGCCTGGTTCCTCTACCGCTCGCGCGCCGGGCTGGTGCTGCGCTCGGTGGGCGAATCGCCCGAATCGGCCCACGCGCTGGGCTACCCGGTGCGGCGCATCCGCCTCGCGGCGGTGGTGGCGGGCGGCGCGCTGTGCGGCCTCTCGGGCGCCTACATCTCCACGGTCTATACGCCGCTCTGGGTCGAGGGCATGGTGGCCGGCCGCGGCTGGATCGCGCTGGCGCTCACCACCTTCGCCACCTGGCGCCCGGCACGGGTGTTGCTTGGTGCCTACCTGTTCGGCGGCGTGACGATGCTGCAGTTCCACCTGCAGGCCACGGGCGTGCAGGTGGCCAGCCAGCTCCTGAGCATGCTGCCCTATGTGGCGACCATCGTGGTGCTGGCGCTGATCTCGCGCAATCCGGCCTGGATCCGGGCGAACATGCCGGCCTCGCTGGGCAAGCCGTTCCATCCCGGGGGCTGA
- a CDS encoding N-carbamoyl-D-amino-acid hydrolase: MTSRPATARRFLDLAVAQMGPVHLADSRPSVVARLVAMLREAHGRGARFVVFPELALTTFFPRYWMPEAEAHERFFERSLPGPQTQPLFDAARQLGVGFYLGYAELTAEGRGFNSAVIVGQDGAIRGRYRKIHLPGHADHKPDAPFQHLEKKFFEVGDLGFRAFDTDGVRMGMCLCNDRRWPETYRVMALQGAEVVVLGYNTPSVNIHWDEPAHLRTTTHLISLQANAYQNGIWVAAAAKCGSEDGHHMIGSSVIVAPSGEIVARTTSEEDEVICVRADLSLGEHFREHVFNFAKHRRPEHYRLIVERTGAGDPLP; encoded by the coding sequence ATGACATCGCGCCCCGCCACTGCCCGCCGGTTCCTCGACCTGGCCGTCGCCCAGATGGGCCCCGTCCACCTGGCCGACAGCCGGCCCTCCGTGGTCGCACGGCTGGTCGCGATGCTGCGCGAGGCGCACGGCCGGGGCGCGCGGTTCGTGGTGTTCCCCGAACTGGCGCTGACCACGTTCTTCCCGCGCTACTGGATGCCGGAAGCGGAGGCGCACGAGCGCTTCTTCGAGCGCAGCCTGCCCGGACCGCAGACGCAGCCGCTGTTCGACGCGGCGCGCCAGCTCGGCGTGGGCTTCTACCTCGGCTATGCAGAACTGACCGCCGAGGGCCGCGGCTTCAATTCGGCGGTGATCGTGGGGCAGGACGGCGCCATCCGCGGCCGCTACCGCAAGATCCACCTGCCCGGCCATGCGGACCACAAGCCCGATGCGCCCTTCCAGCACCTGGAAAAGAAGTTCTTCGAGGTCGGCGACCTGGGCTTCCGCGCCTTCGACACCGACGGCGTGCGCATGGGCATGTGCCTGTGCAACGACCGCCGCTGGCCCGAGACCTACCGGGTGATGGCGCTGCAGGGCGCCGAGGTCGTGGTGCTCGGCTACAACACGCCCTCGGTCAACATCCACTGGGACGAGCCGGCCCACCTGCGCACCACCACGCACCTGATCTCGCTGCAGGCCAATGCCTACCAGAACGGCATCTGGGTGGCCGCGGCCGCCAAGTGCGGATCCGAGGACGGGCACCACATGATCGGCAGTTCGGTCATCGTCGCGCCCAGCGGCGAGATCGTCGCGCGCACCACGAGCGAAGAGGACGAGGTGATCTGCGTGCGCGCCGACCTGTCGCTCGGCGAGCACTTCCGCGAGCACGTCTTCAATTTCGCGAAGCACCGCCGCCCCGAGCACTACCGCCTGATCGTCGAGCGCACCGGCGCGGGCGATCCGCTGCCCTGA
- a CDS encoding ABC transporter ATP-binding protein has protein sequence MNAPPSPPAATGSPPRLQLSGITKRYPAVVANSGVSLTVQPGEVHAVLGENGAGKSTLMKIIYGSVKPDEGAVWFDGRPVAVRNPQEARQLGIAMVFQHFSLFDTLTVAENVWLGLDKHLALAEVTRRIRDTAAQYGLDIDPLRPVHTLSVGEMQRVEIIRALLTSPRLLILDEPTSVLTPQAVEKLFVVLRQLSAEGCSILYISHKLHEIRALCTACTVLRGGKVTGVCNPSEESNASLSRLMIGAEPPALQHRPARTGDAVLEVEGLSLHREDPFGVELIDVGFSVRAGEVVGIAGVSGNGQKELLYALSGEDTRAAPAMVRVAGRPAGRMGPRARRALGLHFVPEERLGRGAVPTMGLADNLLLTRSDCVGAGGWVRTGALAAQARRIIERFQVKAGGPQAAAKSLSGGNLQKFIVGREIDAGPKLLIVSQPTWGVDVGAAAQIRGEILALRDSGCAVLVLSEELDELFEISDRLHVIAKGHLSPSIDRADATVERIGEWMSGLWNADVQAHLGRRESQDHPEGVHAQA, from the coding sequence ATGAATGCTCCCCCCTCCCCGCCAGCTGCCACCGGTTCGCCGCCGCGCCTGCAGCTGTCGGGCATCACCAAGCGCTATCCGGCCGTGGTGGCCAACAGCGGCGTGTCGCTCACCGTGCAGCCCGGCGAGGTGCACGCGGTGCTCGGCGAGAACGGCGCCGGCAAGTCCACGCTGATGAAGATCATCTACGGCTCGGTCAAGCCCGACGAGGGCGCCGTGTGGTTCGACGGCCGGCCGGTGGCGGTGCGCAATCCTCAGGAGGCGCGGCAGCTGGGCATCGCCATGGTGTTCCAGCATTTCAGCCTGTTCGACACGCTCACGGTGGCCGAGAACGTCTGGCTGGGGCTCGACAAGCACCTGGCCCTGGCCGAGGTCACGCGTCGCATCCGCGACACCGCGGCGCAGTACGGCCTGGACATCGATCCGCTGCGCCCGGTGCACACCCTGTCGGTGGGCGAGATGCAGCGGGTGGAGATCATCCGCGCGCTGCTCACCTCGCCGCGCCTGCTGATCCTGGACGAGCCCACGTCGGTGCTCACGCCCCAGGCGGTGGAAAAGCTCTTCGTGGTGCTGCGCCAGCTGAGCGCCGAGGGCTGCAGCATCCTCTACATCAGCCACAAGCTGCACGAGATCCGCGCGCTGTGCACGGCGTGCACGGTGCTGCGCGGCGGCAAGGTGACGGGCGTGTGCAATCCGTCGGAGGAATCGAACGCCTCGCTGTCGCGGCTCATGATCGGTGCGGAGCCGCCGGCCCTGCAGCACCGGCCCGCGCGCACGGGCGACGCCGTGCTGGAGGTCGAAGGACTCAGCCTGCACCGCGAAGACCCTTTCGGCGTGGAGCTGATCGACGTCGGCTTTTCCGTGCGGGCCGGCGAGGTCGTCGGCATCGCGGGCGTGTCGGGCAACGGCCAGAAGGAACTGCTCTACGCGCTCTCGGGCGAGGACACGCGCGCCGCGCCCGCCATGGTGCGGGTGGCGGGCCGCCCGGCCGGCCGCATGGGCCCGCGCGCGCGCCGTGCATTGGGCCTGCATTTCGTGCCCGAGGAGCGCCTGGGCCGCGGCGCCGTGCCCACCATGGGCCTGGCGGACAACCTGCTGCTCACGCGCTCGGATTGCGTGGGCGCGGGCGGCTGGGTGCGCACCGGCGCGCTGGCCGCGCAGGCGCGCCGCATCATCGAGCGCTTCCAGGTGAAGGCGGGCGGCCCGCAGGCGGCGGCGAAGTCGCTCTCCGGCGGCAACCTGCAGAAGTTCATCGTCGGGCGCGAGATCGACGCCGGCCCCAAACTTTTGATCGTCTCGCAGCCCACCTGGGGCGTGGACGTGGGCGCGGCCGCGCAGATCCGCGGCGAGATCCTGGCGCTGCGCGACTCGGGTTGCGCCGTGCTGGTGCTGAGCGAGGAGCTCGACGAGCTGTTCGAGATTTCCGACCGCCTGCACGTGATCGCCAAGGGGCACCTGTCGCCCTCCATCGACCGGGCCGACGCCACGGTGGAGCGCATCGGCGAATGGATGAGCGGCCTGTGGAACGCCGACGTGCAGGCGCACCTGGGTCGCCGGGAAAGCCAGGACCATCCGGAGGGCGTGCATGCTCAAGCTTGA
- a CDS encoding BMP family ABC transporter substrate-binding protein, which yields MTDLHKRSLMKAAALSALAAAALAGCGKKDEPAPASTPAPAPAASAPAAKAEPLKIAFAYVGPVGDGGWSFAHDNGRKAIEKEFGDKVVTSFVESVPESADAERVLRDMAGQGNKLIFGTTFGYMETIQKIAPDFPDVKFEHATGYKTAPNVRTYDSRTYEGAYMAGVIAGAMTKTNTLGVVGSVPIPEVIRNINSFTLGAQSVNPKIKTKVVWVNEWFSPPKETEAATSLINGGADVLFQNTDSPAVLKTAQEKGKRAFGWDSDMTAYGPKAHLGSAVINWGPYYIKATRDVLEGTWTTGQSWWGVKEGAIDLVSIADDVPAETKAKVDQVKAGLKDGSFAIWKGPILGQDGKELLAKDVVADDKFLSGINFYVKGVEGTVPGGDKK from the coding sequence ATGACCGATCTGCACAAGCGCTCGCTGATGAAGGCCGCCGCGCTTTCCGCCCTGGCTGCCGCCGCGCTCGCGGGCTGCGGCAAGAAGGACGAGCCGGCACCGGCATCCACGCCCGCACCCGCGCCCGCCGCCTCGGCTCCCGCGGCCAAGGCCGAGCCGCTGAAGATCGCGTTCGCCTACGTCGGCCCGGTGGGCGACGGCGGCTGGTCGTTCGCGCACGACAACGGCCGCAAGGCCATCGAGAAGGAATTCGGCGACAAGGTCGTCACCAGCTTCGTCGAGAGCGTGCCTGAATCGGCCGATGCCGAGCGCGTGCTGCGCGACATGGCCGGCCAGGGCAACAAGCTGATCTTCGGCACCACCTTCGGCTACATGGAGACGATCCAGAAGATCGCCCCCGACTTCCCCGACGTGAAGTTCGAGCACGCCACCGGCTACAAGACCGCGCCCAACGTGCGCACCTACGACAGCCGCACCTACGAAGGCGCCTACATGGCCGGCGTGATCGCCGGCGCCATGACCAAGACCAACACGCTGGGCGTGGTCGGCTCGGTGCCGATCCCCGAGGTGATCCGCAACATCAACAGCTTCACGCTGGGCGCGCAGTCGGTCAACCCGAAGATCAAAACCAAGGTGGTGTGGGTGAACGAATGGTTCAGCCCGCCGAAGGAAACCGAGGCCGCCACCTCGCTGATCAACGGCGGCGCCGACGTGCTGTTCCAGAACACCGATTCGCCCGCCGTGCTCAAGACCGCCCAGGAAAAGGGCAAGCGCGCCTTCGGCTGGGATAGCGACATGACCGCCTACGGCCCCAAGGCCCACCTGGGCTCGGCCGTGATCAACTGGGGCCCGTACTACATCAAGGCCACGCGCGACGTGCTGGAAGGCACGTGGACCACCGGCCAGAGCTGGTGGGGCGTGAAGGAAGGCGCGATCGACCTCGTCTCCATCGCCGACGACGTGCCCGCCGAGACCAAGGCCAAGGTGGACCAGGTCAAGGCCGGCCTGAAGGACGGTTCGTTCGCGATCTGGAAGGGCCCGATCCTCGGCCAGGACGGCAAGGAACTGCTCGCCAAGGACGTCGTCGCCGACGACAAGTTCCTCTCGGGCATCAACTTCTACGTCAAGGGCGTGGAAGGCACCGTGCCGGGCGGCGACAAGAAGTAA